The Triticum aestivum cultivar Chinese Spring chromosome 3A, IWGSC CS RefSeq v2.1, whole genome shotgun sequence genome includes a region encoding these proteins:
- the LOC123057391 gene encoding uncharacterized protein, which produces MSWADLPPELVCRIADGLDDLKCYASARGTCSTWRSALTPPSPSLLVDHGDDPIKRYITTAIKRRTTAASILTRRSFGLNPIPSGKLCPSACHSFNLTTIPSVRTYLGCCGGWLSLSVCIDGGHSLLSLFHPVMAAEILLAPLIYDSRLVSKMVFAPNPTTDYFLAAVICDINRLAYVTAGARRWAVLDPICLAAGDQIVDLLYHKNGMVYCLTRFGDVHVLHLPQRRRREPVILELNAPATVETLLPSVGSNLPFDAATSFAPPYNTISTFTSVNNIVFCDGNLYQIWRNATCTVILQLPGGGRCRVEHDEIFVLRYDPQRRPYWDIVADLRGHSVFVGRNNAVSIYAEGVPGLKGDCVYWIGGRGRDRGMVYDMKTGRSTPCIPLMDGVVPGSPQSTICWYFLSDE; this is translated from the exons ATGTCATGGGCAGATCTGCCGCCAGAGCTTGTCTGCCGCATCGCCGACGGACTTGATGACCTCAAGTGCTACGCGAGTGCGCGGGGAACATGCTCGACTTGGCGTTCCGCGCTCACGCCACCGTCTCCGTCGTTGCTCGTGGACCACGGCGACGACCCCATCAAGCGCTACATCACCACCGCCATCAAGCGTCGTACCACTGCAGCCTCGATCCTCACGCGTCGCTCCTTCGGGCTCAATCCCATCCCTTCAGGCAAGCTCTGCCCCTCCGCGTGCCACTCATTCAACCTCACCACAATTCCCTCGGTTAGGACCTATCTTGGCTGCTGTGGCGGATGGCTTTCCCTCTCCGTCTGCATCGACGGTGGTCATAGTCTACTCAGCCTCTTCCACCCAGTCATGGCTGCCGAGATCCTCCTGGCCCCGCTGATCTACGACAGCCGCCTCGTCTCCAAGATGGTCTTTGCGCCCAACCCCACCACTGACTACTTCCTGGCCGCCGTGATATGTGACATCAATAGGCTTGCCTATGTCACCGCTGGGGCCAGGAGGTGGGCCGTCCTCGACCCCATCTGCCTCGCCGCTGGAGACCAGATCGTCGACCTCCTCTACCACAAAAATGGTATGGTCTACTGCCTCACTCGGTTTGGAGATGTCCACGTGCTCCACCTGCCACAGCGCCGCCGCCGTGAACCTGTCATCCTCGAG CTAAACGCGCCGGCTACTGTGGAGACATTGTTGCCGTCTGTGGGAAGCAACCTACCGTTCGATGCCGCCACCAGTTTCGCCCCGCCATATAATACAATCTCAACTTTCACTAGTGTTAATAACATTGTGTTCTGCGATGGTAACCTATACCAAATCTGGAGGAATGCGACCTGCACGGTTATTTTGCAGCTGCCAGGAGGGGGTCGTTGCCGTGTAGAACATGACGAAATATTTGTTTTAAGGTATGACCCCCAGCGCCGACCATATTGGGACATCGTGGCCGACTTAAGGGGACACTCAGTGTTTGTTGGGAGGAACAATGCAGTGTCGATATATGCGGAAGGTGTTCCGGGACTCAAGGGTGATTGTGTGTACTGGATCGGTGGGAGAGGTAGGGACCGGGGCATGGTCTATGACATGAAAACTGGCAGGTCAACACCTTGCATTCCCCTCATGGATGGTGTCGTTCCGGGGTCTCCACAAAGCACAATCTGCTGGTACTTTCTAAGTGATGAATGA